In the Leptospira barantonii genome, GAAATCTGATTCTATAACAAGCCTTTTTTGATTTTTACGTCATTTTTAAATGGAAACAAACGAAAAGAATCAACATAGAATATTCAATATTTCTAATAAAATATAAATCGAAAAGGTTTCGGCGAACGGAATCATGAATCCGGTCAAAAACAGAATGTCGTTTTATAAGAAGCGGAAATTCTTAATTGTTCCGACAAACAATCAATGGAAAAAGAGTTGAAACGATAACAAATGAAATATCGAGCCATTCGCAGATCGGGCGATGGGCAAATGCGAGACAAGGGAGAATGGAAAACGAAATGTTTTTTAGTATTATTCTTTGTTTTTTCCGACCAATTCCGCCAAGATCAAACCACAGAATACGATCGCACAACCCGCAATTCGAATCGGCCCCGAAGATTCGCCTAACAAAAAATAAGCGATGATCGAAGAGAATACTGGTTCGAGAGAAAAAATGATTCCTACCCTTGTGGGAGAAACGTGGTGTTGATACTTCGTCTGCAAAAACGTGGTAAGGACCGAAGCCAAAAGCGCGTTATACAAAACACCGGGAATCAATCTCATGCTTGGATTCAACTTCGCTTCTTCGATTCCGGTCCAATGCAAAACGATCACGGAAACCAAGGCAAAAAAACCGGCGACAAAGGATTGATAAAAAACCGAAACGCGGATCGGAACGTTCGAACCCATTCGATCCATCTGAATGATATACAGGGAAAAGAAAAGCGCGCCGCCGAGTGTGATCCAATCCCCGCTCGCAATTTGAAAGGAACCTTCCCTTCCGATTTCGCCCAAAAAGATCAGACTGATCCCGGTAAAAACCACCGCGGCCCCGAGAAGATTTCCTTTGGCGGGCATCCTTCGTTTGAAAAGCGCCTCTAAAAACGGAGTAATGACGACTAACGTTCCGATTAAAAAAGAGGACTTTGTCGCGGTCGTCGTTTTTAATCCCACCGTTTCGCAGGCGAACCCGAGATACAAATACATTCCGAGCAAAAACGCGCCCGGAAACCATACTTTACCTTTTTTGAATTCTTTCCAAGCGAACGGAAGAAAGATCAGACTTGCGATTCCGAAACGAAGACCCAAAAAGATCGACGGAGAAGTATCGCGAAGTCCGAAGATCGTCATGGTAAACGTTCCGCCCCAAATCAAAGTACAAAGTATGAGATAGGCCTCGTTTCCGAATTGTCCGATGCGAAACATAATTATATTCTGTTTTTCTTAAGTATAATCTTGAGAGGTTCCCAATCCCGGTTCGGGCGGGAACGGATTTCCACGGGTTCGAAACCTTCCTTGGAAATTCGGATTTTTGTTTCTTTTCGATCGGGAAACAACTGATAGAAAAATCCGTTGTTCGGATTGGAAGTTCGAACCTCTTCCTGAAAGTATTTCACTCGTTCCACTTCCACTTTCGCTTCGATCGGAATTCCGGATTCGTCCGTGACTTTTAAAAAGATCTTTCTTCCGTCGAGAACTTCGTTTAACAAAATGTTCCAGGTTTCCTTCAAGGAAACGTTGACCTTCTCCACTTCCTTATAAACCGGATTGAGATGAGTCGTTTCGAGAAGATACGCGAGAGTTCCGTGCGCGAAATAAAGATAATCCTGATCGACCCCGTCGATGGGATAAATATTCTTTCTCGCTTCGAATTCCTTTTCGGGATTGAGACTCGCAACCGAAGCCGCGATCTTTCTTCCCAATTCCCCGGCCATATCCGGTTCGGGATTGTTCAAAGAATCGATCGAATACGGAACCAACAGACAATTCGCATATGCATGATAACTAATGGATGCTACGAACCTTTCCCGATTGGCGAGATCGATCATCGCCTTTGTTTCGGGTTCGGAACCCGGGGAAGGCCCTCTGTAAAAATAGTTCGAAGGATTCGGAGAGGAATAACCTCCTCCCG is a window encoding:
- a CDS encoding DMT family transporter, with product MFRIGQFGNEAYLILCTLIWGGTFTMTIFGLRDTSPSIFLGLRFGIASLIFLPFAWKEFKKGKVWFPGAFLLGMYLYLGFACETVGLKTTTATKSSFLIGTLVVITPFLEALFKRRMPAKGNLLGAAVVFTGISLIFLGEIGREGSFQIASGDWITLGGALFFSLYIIQMDRMGSNVPIRVSVFYQSFVAGFFALVSVIVLHWTGIEEAKLNPSMRLIPGVLYNALLASVLTTFLQTKYQHHVSPTRVGIIFSLEPVFSSIIAYFLLGESSGPIRIAGCAIVFCGLILAELVGKNKE